Proteins from a single region of Massilibacterium senegalense:
- a CDS encoding metal ABC transporter permease, protein MSYEGWIIATGILVGVTCGIVGSFLILRQIAMLSDAISHTVLLGIVLAFLISQSVNGMYMLIGAVIVGLLTAFLVQLLHQLGTMQDAAIGVVFTTLFAIGVILLSLFVENVHLDVEHALMGEITFVPWDTIQVPFLGDVPQAVVLLSSVLFIDLLIIFCFYKEFKITSFDPNMAVAIGIPLMFIHYLLMGMVSITTVAAFDSVGSILVVAMLIAPGATAYLLTDKLSVMLVFSACIGTIDALLGYYVASYFDVSISGAMASMAGFIFLLAWLFSPKYGLVSKKIAHLFLSKN, encoded by the coding sequence TTGAGTTATGAAGGTTGGATTATTGCAACAGGTATTTTAGTTGGCGTGACTTGTGGAATAGTCGGTAGCTTTTTAATTTTACGTCAAATTGCTATGTTATCGGATGCGATTAGTCATACTGTTTTATTAGGAATTGTGTTAGCTTTTCTCATTAGTCAAAGTGTGAATGGCATGTATATGTTGATTGGTGCAGTTATTGTTGGATTACTGACCGCCTTTTTAGTTCAGCTACTTCATCAACTTGGAACGATGCAAGATGCGGCAATAGGTGTCGTATTTACAACTTTGTTTGCAATTGGTGTTATCTTATTATCGCTGTTTGTTGAAAATGTTCATTTAGATGTAGAGCATGCATTAATGGGGGAAATTACATTTGTTCCTTGGGATACCATCCAAGTTCCCTTTTTAGGAGATGTTCCCCAAGCTGTTGTTTTGCTCAGTAGTGTTCTTTTTATAGATTTACTAATAATTTTTTGTTTTTATAAAGAATTTAAGATTACATCCTTTGATCCAAATATGGCAGTAGCAATTGGAATTCCACTCATGTTTATTCATTACTTATTAATGGGTATGGTATCCATTACGACCGTTGCTGCTTTTGATAGCGTTGGTTCTATACTAGTAGTTGCTATGTTAATCGCTCCAGGAGCTACTGCTTATTTATTAACAGATAAATTGTCCGTTATGTTAGTTTTTAGTGCTTGTATTGGAACGATTGATGCTTTATTAGGATACTATGTTGCTAGTTATTTCGATGTTTCGATTTCTGGAGCCATGGCATCTATGGCAGGCTTTATCTTTTTACTTGCATGGCTATTTTCTCCAAAGTATGGTTTAGTTTCGAAAAAGATAGCACATCTTTTTTTATCAAAAAATTAG